In one Nicotiana sylvestris chromosome 8, ASM39365v2, whole genome shotgun sequence genomic region, the following are encoded:
- the LOC138875795 gene encoding uncharacterized protein yields the protein MGTESITSFPILQSPPTLIDSSHPLYVHPSDNPGVLLVSVPFSGTGYNSWRKNVLIALSAKNKAGLINAIPYPKDIVDSVLHCDTARDLWRDIEERYEQSNATCTCEAEPQCSDGQKLIHFLTGLNETYSNARSNILMMYPVPTLGKAYSILLHDESQREIQPSGGSFLSESASFSVKSTPSPAQFTNGPKSFPQKVLTSKGQLLCANTVKRLGIVLTNATNFMGSQGPSPRRPLEIGRAANGLYVIDSAATLPAPTSSIHNITNKRSVSLSESTLLVNNISNKALVTLCNYSACISTCNPDCPINKTDLFWHQRLGHMPFHRMKSIDFLSDKLSSKQSFICPAFVLMVKTHFNLLVQTIRSDNAFELGSSAKASSFFAEFGILHQTTIPQTPQQNGVVERKHMHLLETSRALLFQSKLPIKYWGDCVLTSTYLINRFPSTVLQNLSPYHKLHGHPPTYAHLRTFGCLCFATIPKVKRDKLQPKPSPSLFVGYPLGKKGYKLLDLANHSIFYSRDVVFHEHIFPYHSSSPPSGFPAISDPFVDSQASSYSPPSFAPPHSPIHSSHLLIQSSHYSLNQSSSHPSSPPLIPTAQPPPLRSPPGFPMLQPISRAIFVLLFSSVPLYPLNLSTISKLHHILPGRKPWKRNFRP from the exons ATGGGTACAGAATCGATCACTTCCTTTCCTATCCTTCAGTCTCCTCCTACGCTTATTGACTCTTCTCATCCTCTCTATGTTCATCCATCAGATAATCCTGGTGTTCTGTTAGTGTCAGTTCCCTTTTCAGGGACTGGATATAATTCATGGAGAAAAAATGTTCTAATTGCCTTGTCCGCTAAGAATAAAGCTGGGTTGATCAATG CAATTCCTTATCCAAAAGATATCGTAGACAGTGTTTTACACTGTGATACTGCAAGGGACCTATGGAGGGATATAGAAGAAAGGTATGAACAATCTAATGCTA CATGCACTTGTGAGGCTGAGCCACAATGCAGTGATGGTCAGAAACTTATTCATTTCCTCACAGGGTTGAATGAGACCTACTCAAATGCTAGGAGCAATATCCTTATGATGTATCCTGTTCCAACTCTAGGTAAAGCTTACTCCATTCTTCTTCATGATGAGAGTCAAAGAGAAATTCAGCCATCTGGTGGTTCATTTCTCTCAGAGTCAGCTTCCTTTTCTGTGAAATCTACACCTTCCCCTGCTCAGTTCACCAATGGTCCTAAATCCTTTCCTCAGAAAGTCTTGACATCAAAAGGACAACTATTGTGTGCAAATACTGTAAAAAGACTGGGCATTGTGTTGACAAATGCTACAAACTTCATGGGTTCCCAA GGCCCTTCTCCGAGGAGGCCATTGGAAATTGGTAGAGCAGCAAATGGGCTTTACGTCATTGATTCTGCAGCTACTCTACCAGCACCTACATCATCTATACATAACATCACAAATAAAAGATCAGTCAGTTTATCAGAGTCTACTCTTCTTGTAAATAACATTTCAAATAAGGCATTAGTTACTTTGTGTAATTATAGTGCTTGCATTTCTACCTGTAATCCTGATTGCCCTATTAATAAAACTGATCTTTTCTGGCATCAAAGACTAGGACATATGCCCTTTCATAGAATGAAATCTATTGACTTCTTATCTGATAAGTTGTCATCTAAACAATCCTTTATTTGTCCT GCCTTTGTTCTAATGGTCAAAACTCACTTTAACCTTCTTGTACAAACTATTAGGTCAGACAATGCCTTTGAACTTGGCTCTAGTGCCAAGGCTTCTTCCTTCTTTGCTGAGTTTGGTATTCTCCACCAAACTACCATTCCTCaaactcctcaacaaaatggtgtggtTGAGAGAAAGCATATGCATCTTCTGGAAACTTCTAGAGCATTACTATTTCAATCCAAGCTTCCAATTAAGTATTGGGGTGACTGTGTGCTCACATCTACCTATCTCATTAATAGATTTCCTTCCACTGTCCTCCAAAATCTCTCCCCTTATCACAAACTACATGGCCATCCACCCACTTATGCTCATCTAAGAACCTTTGGCTGTCTATGTTTTGCAACTATACCAAAGGTCAAGAGAGATAAACTTCAGCCAAAACCCTCCCCTTCTCTTTTTGTGGGGTACCCTTTAGGAAAAAAAGGTTACAAACTATTGGATCTAGCCAATCATTCCATTTTCTACTCTAGGGATGTGGTCTTCCATGAACACATTTTCCCTTACCACTCATCCTCACCTCCTTCTGGCTTCCCTGCCATTTCTGATCCTTTTGTGGACTCTCAAGCTTCTTCTTATTCTCCTCCTTCTTTTGCTCCTCCTCATTCTCCCATTCACTCCTCTCACCTCCTCATTCAGTCATCACATTACTCTTTAAATCAGTCTTCTTCTCATCCTTCCTCTCCTCCACTCATTCCTACTGCACAACCTCCCCCCTTAAGAAGTCCACCAGGGTTTCCCATGCTCCAACCTATCTCAAGGGCTATATTTGTTCTTCTGTTCAGCTCCGTGCCTCTTTACCCTCTAAATCTCAGTACTATCAGCAAGCTGCACCACATCCTGCCTGGCAGAAAGCCATGGAAAAGGAATTTTAGGCCTTAG